The Chitinophagales bacterium nucleotide sequence TCGCCTTGCTGACACCTTGTGTGTTTCCCATGATCCCGGTAACCGTAACCTTTTTTACCAAAAAATCGCAGGACCGGAAACAGGGAGTGGCCAATGCAGTAATGTATGGCCTGTTTATATTTCTGATCTATGTATTGATCACGGTGCCCTTTCACCTGGCTGGAAATACCAATCCGGAGATATTCAATAATATTTCTACCAATGTGTGGCTGAACCTGGCCTTCTTTGCCATATTTGTCGCCTTCGCGCTTTCTTTCTTTGGCTTGTTTGAGATCGGGTTGCCAGCTTCTCTGGCCAATAAGGCTGATTCCAAATCCGGGCTGGGAAATATTGCAGGTATCTTCTTTATGGCCACCACACTGGCCATTGTATCTTTTTCCTGTACCGGGCCTATCCTGGGTACGCTCCTGGTGGGTGTTGCAAACCAGGGCGCATGGCCACTTACGGTAGGTGCGGCAGGGTTTGGTTTGGCACTTGGACTTCCCTTTGCGCTGTTTGCCCTGTTTCCCAACTGGCTCCAATCACTTCCCCGTTCAGGTGGATGGATGACCGATGTAAAAGTGGTGTTGGGTTTTGTGGAACTGGCCCTCGCCATTAAGTTCCTGTCCAATGCTGACCTGGTACAACAATGGGGCCTCATCAAACGAGAGATATTTATCGGCTCATGGGCCCTGATCAGCCTGTTGGTCGTGCTCTATCTGCTGGGTATTTTAAAGATCGGGCATTCCGGCCCTGTCAAGAAGTTTGGGATCACCCGGATCATATTTATTGCACTTTTCTCCGCTTTTACCGTATACCTTATTCCCGGTGTCACCAATACAAAATATGCTAACCTGAAATGGATCAGCGGATTTCCACCGCCTCTCTGCTACAGTATCTATAAAGAACCAGTTAACTGTGTTACGGGTTTCAAGCCATTGGAGAATGAATATGAACTGGCCCTGGAAAAGGCCAAGCAGGAAAACAAACCTGTCCTGATCGATTTCACCGGATGGGCCTGTGTGAATTGCCGGAAGATGGAGGAAAGTGTCTGGACCGATCCCAAAGTTCAGGAATTGATGCGGGATGAATTTGTAGTGGTCTCCCTGTATGTGGATGAACGCCGCAAGTTGCCTCTGAATGAACAAATGGTCTATAAGGACAGCAGCGGAAAAGAAAAACCGATCATTACAGTAGGGGATAAGTGGGCCACCTTTCAAACGGTCAACTTCGGCGCCACCTCTCAACCTCAATATGCCATCCTTTCAGCCGACCAGGTACCGCTTACCCGGACAAAATACTATACCCCTGATCCCCGGGAATTTGAAGCATGGCTGAAATGCGGGATAGAGGCCGGGAAGAAAAAATAAGAAATAAAGAATAAAAAATAAGGAATAAAAAAATAAGGAATAAGAAAGTCAGGATACTTTCTTATTCCTTATTTTTTATTTAATGTTCTTTATTTCTACAGGGCAATTTGCTTCTGCATCATCATTTTCCTCAAATTGATCAGGCCATAGCGCATCCGTCCCAAAGCGGTATTGATGCTGCAATTGGTCATAGAGGCGATCTCTTTGAAGCTCATATCGGCATAGTGCCGGAGAATGATCACTTCGCGTTGGTCTTCCGGTAGACGGTCAAGCATTTCACGCACACGGTCGTGGCTCTGGCGCTTCATCATTTTAGTTTCGGCGCTGTCTTCGGAAAAATTCAACACTTCAAAAATGTCTTTGTCTTCTCCGTTCTTGATGGTCGGGGTGCGTTTTACCTTACGGAAATGGTCAACACAAAGGTTGTGTGCGATCCGCATGGCCCAGGGCAGGAATTTACCTTCTTCGGTATACCGGCCGCCGCGCATGGTGTCAATGATACGGATGAATACATCCTGGAAAATATCTTCGGCAAGATATTTGTCTTTTACCAGGAAAAGAATGGATGTGTAGAGCTTGTCCTTGTGGCGCAGGACAAGTGCTTCTAATGCATCTAATTGTCCATCAACGAATAGATGGATCAATTCATGGTCAGTTTTCTGAGAATAAGCTTTCATAAACTCCTCGGTTTTTTGGTGGATGGATATTGTTTTGGTTTTACTTATTGGATTTTTGGGACTAGTACGGGTAGATTTCAGGAGTCGATAGGCGGGTTGTTTTTTTTGGTTGCTGGATTATTGTTTGGTTGCTTGTTTACTTTTTATTGTGCTTGTGAATATAAAAGTAAGGCAATTTGTTATTCACCCCAACGGTTATACAAGTATACTCCCCTTTTTTCAAAAGGAAATGTTAATGCTATGTGTTGATTTGTAAGGACAAAGCGTACTTTTGTAACCTTCCATGCCTACTCCGTTATCGAAAATATCCGAGAAAAAAAGAGGGAAAGTACCCGCCTCCGATGCCATTTTTATCAAGGGCGCGAGGGTCCATAATCTTAAGAATGTGGACGTTGCATTCCCCCGAAACCACCTCATTGTGGTCACCGGTGTATCCGGTTCGGGAAAGTCCAGTCTCACTATAGATACGCTCTATGCAGAGGGCCAGCGGCGCTACGCAGAAAGCCTCAGCGCCTATGCCCGGCAGTTCCTCAACCGGATGAATAAACCGGATGTGGACTATATCAAGGGTCTCTGCCCGGCCATCGCCATCGAACAGAAAGTAATCACGAGAACACCCCGTAGTACCGTGGGGAGTATGACGGAATTGTACGACTACCTCCGGTTACTTTACGCTCGTATAGGGCACACCATTTCCCCTGTATCCGGAAGAGAGGTAAAAAAGGATGATGTGACCGATGTACTGCGTAGCATCAGCACCCTGACGGAAGGTTCCAAGGTATTTATACTGACCTCTTTTAAATTACACCGCCACCGCGATATCCGTGAAGAACTGTCCATCCTGGCCCAAAAAGGTTTTTCCCGGATCTATACCCGCGATAAGAAAACCGGGGCCTCCGGGGTGGTAAGCCGGATAGAAGAATGGGGGGAGAAATCAGACAAAGATTTAAAGGCGCACTTTTCAGGGCGGTTGGCCTATGTGCTGGTGGACCGAATCGTTGTCAAGGATTTTGATGAGGATGACCGCCACCGCCTGGCAGACTCCATTGGCACCGCTTTCTATGAAGGAGAGGGAGATGTGTATATTGAAGTGGATGGGGAGAGCCTGCTCCACTTCAATAACCGGTTTGAAATGGATGGGATGCAGTTCGAAGAACCTGTGCCCAACCTATTTTCCTTTAATAACCCCTTTGGCGCCTGCCCCACCTGCGAGGGCTTTAGCCAGGTCCTGGGCATCGATGCCGACCTGGTGATACCCGACCGCCGACTGAGCGTGTATGATGGCGCTGTGGCCCCCTGGAAAGGGGAGAAGCTGGGCTGGTGGCGTGAACAGTTCATCAAAGCCGCCAAAAAGATCGATTTCCCGGTACATAAACCCATAGCCGACCTGACCAAGGCCCAATACCAAATGCTCTGGGAAGGAGAAAAACCGGCCCTTGGGATCAATGACTTTTTCAAAGAAGTAGAACAAAATCTGTACAAGGTTCAATACCGGGTTTTATTAAGCCGTTACCGGGGCCGCACCGAATGTCCGGACTGTAAAGGCTACCGGCTGCGTCCCGAAGCCCTGTATGTGAAAGTGGGCGGATTACATATTGGCGAATTGAACGCGCTCCCGGTGCGTGATCTGAAGGCCTGGTTTGCGAAGCTGGATGAACAACTGTCTGACTATGACAAACAGGTTGCAAAACGCATACTCATTGAGATCCATCACCGGTTGGACACCCTTTTAAAAGTTGGTCTTGGGTACCTGACCCTTAACCGCCTGGCCAATTCGCTCAGTGGCGGAGAAAGCCAACGGATTCAACTGACCACAAGCCTCGGAAGTAACCTGACCAATTCATTGTATATATTGGATGAACCGTCGATTGGTCTGCACCCACGGGACACGGCCAACCTCATTGCTGTATTAAAAGAATTACGTGACCTCGATAATACCGTGGTTGTAGTGGAACACGACGAAATGATGATGCGCGAGGCGGATCACATCATTGACATGGGCCCGCTTGCATCGCACCTGGGTGGGGAAGTGGTGGCCGAAGGGAACTATGATGAACTGGTAGCCAACTCCAAAAGTTTGACCGGTCAATACCTGAAAGGCGAACTCCGGATCGATCCGCCAAAAACCCTTCGGAAATGGAACCGCTCTATCACTGTTGAAGGGGCAAGACAACATAACCTGAAAGATATCACCGTTCAATTTCCCCTCAACCTGCTCTGCGTGGTATGCGGGGTCAGCGGAAGTGGAAAGACCACTCTCGTGAAACAGATACTTTACCCCGGGCTTAAAAAAATAAAAGGAGAGATAGGGGACAAGGTCGGATTTCACCGTGCCATTACCGGAGATATTGAGAGTGTCACCCAGATCGAAATGATCGATCAGAACCCGATCGGAAAATCCTCGCGAAGCAACCCGGTTACCTATATCAAGGCCTATGATGAGATCCGCGATCTATATTCCAAACAACCACTCAGCAAAATGCGCGGGTTTCAGCCCAAACATTTTTCATTCAATGTAGATGGCGGTCGCTGCGATACCTGTAAAGGAGAGGGAGAACAGGTAGTGGAAATGCAGTTCCTGGCCGATGTTCACCTGGTTTGCGAATCCTGTGGCGGAAAACGATTCAAGGAAGAAGTATTGGAAGTACAATACCGGGGAAAGAGTATTCACGATGTATTGGAGATGAGCGTGGACGAGGCCATCCTGTTCTTTAAAGAAGAACCCAAACTGGCCCAGGCCATACAGCCTTTAAGCAATGTAGGATTGGGATATGTAAAACTCGGGCAGTCCTCCGGAACCCTTTCCGGTGGGGAGGCGCAACGGGTCAAACTGGCCTCCTTCCTGGGGAAAGGTAAGGGTGGTGGAAAGATCCTTTTCATTTTCGATGAACCCACCACAGGCCTTCACTTTCATGATATCAGAAAATTACTGACCTCCTTCAACGCCCTGATCGAGCAAGGGCATAGCATTCTCGTTATTGAACACAATACAGATGTCATACGCAGCGCCGATTGGGTGATTGAACTGGGCCCCGAAGCCGGAGACGGTGGAGGAGAACTGGTCTTCGCCGGAAAACCGAATGATATGAAGAAGGAGAAGAAGAGTTTGACAGGGAAATACCTTTAAACTATTCACCGCAGAGAACATGAGAGCGCAGAGTCTCGCAGAGATATTGTTCAAAAAAAACAGGAAATATTAACTGATAAATTTTAATCATTTTAAAGGGTAATATCTCTGCGCATCTCTGCGTTCTCATGTTCTCAGCGGTCAAATCCTATCTCAGTCGATCCAAACTCTCCACCAATTTCTCATCCTTCCAGATACCTCTTGCTGCCAATACAAACAAAACCGGTATAGCAAAAACGACAAGGGATGTCAGCGAAGGAACGGAGCCTCCGAGTTTGCGCATGGCCGAGAAGTTCAGGATGACCAATAAGACCGATAAAACGGTCCCGACGATCGTCATCCGCAATTGCTGTTTTCTTTTCTTATAAAAAAAGATCGAGGCCAGTGCCAGGAAGATCGTAGCACCGGTAAGGACAACGAGAAAAAGCGTACTGCCTCCATTCACATACGTTACCCCACCACTCATGGTGTCTGTGCTCTGGTTTGTCGCCTCATAAAAGGGAAGCTGATAGCTTAGCACGCCAAGAACAGCTGCCAGCAGAAGCCATACAGATTGAATGCGTTGTATCATCGTGAGTGAATTTTTATAATGAGTAATTAATAATTAATAATCAATAACTATTTATTATTAATTACTGATTATTAGCCTAATTCGGGATAAAGCGGGAATTGTTTCATGAATTCCTTTACTTCTTCCTTCACGCCCAGGATCAGTGATTCGTCTTCTGTGTTCATCAAAACCTTATCGATCAGGGCGACCACTGTTTCCATATGGGTTTCCTTTAATCCGCGTGTGGTGATCGCGGGAACACCAACCCGGATACCCGAGGTAACAAAGGGTGATTTATCATCAAAAGGTACCGCATTTTTATTCAGCGTGATATGCGCTTTATCCAGGGTCTCCTGTGCTTTTTTCCCGGTCAGATTCTTGTTTCTCAGGTCGATCAGCATCAGGTGGTTATCTGTCCCATCGCTAATGAGGTTATACCCCCGGCTTACAAAGGCTTTGGCCATGGCCTGGGCGTTGGCGATGACCTGTTGACCATAGGCTTTGAATCCATCGGAGAGTATCTCTCCAAAGGCAACGGCTTTGGCAGCAATCACATGCTCGAGAGGGCCGCCCTGTGTTCCCGGGAAAACAGCCAGGTCAAGCAATTGGCTCATGGTCCGCAGGTTACCTTTTGGATCTTTTACGCCCCAGGTATTTTCAAAATCATGACGCAAAGCGATGATACCGCCCCTTGGCCCACGGAGTGTTTTGTGGGTGGTGGAGGTCACAATATGGCAATGATCAAAGGGGTCATTCAGCAATCCGGTGGCGATCAGTCCGGCCGGATGCGCAATATCTGCCAATACCACCGCACCGATCGAATCGGCGATGGCACGAATACGTTTATAATCCCAGTCACGGCTGTAAGCAGAAGCACCGCAAATAATCATTTTTGGTTTTTCCTTGGTGGCAATGGCTTCCATCTGTTCATAATCCACCAGTCCGTCTTTGGTTACGCCATAGTGAAGCGCATGGTAGGTCTTACCACTAAAATTTGCCGGGCTTCCATGGGTCAGGTGACCACCCATGCTGAGATCAAGTCCCAGCACTTTGTCACCCGGTTTTAACACTGCCAGAAAAACCGCTCCATTGGCCTGTGCACCACTGTGGGGCTGCACATTGGCCCAACTCGCGTTGAATATCTTTTTCAGACGCTCAATGGCCAGGGTTTCGATTTGATCCACGATCTCACAACCACCATAATATCTTTTGCCCGGATAGCCCTCAGCATATTTGTTGGTAGGAACGGTTCCCATCGCCTGCATGACCTGCAAGGATGTAAAGTTTTCCGACGCGATAAGTTCAATGCCATGACGCTGACGATCCAGCTCTTTGTTGATCAGATCAAAAACCTGTGTATCTTTTTGCATATTTTGAAATTCTGTATAATCTGAGAAATCAGTGTATTCCGCGAAATCAATTTTCTCGGGAGGCACAAAATTAAGGTCTAACCCCCTCAATCGTATAAGTTTTTGTTGTTTGTTTTTTCGTTACTTTCGGGTGCTTTTGCATCAATAAAAACCAATGAAGGCAATCATACCAGTAGCCGGAGCCGGTACCAAGCTTCGTCCCCATACATATACTCAACCCAAGGCGCTCATCCCCCTGGCCGGTAAAACGGTGCTCAGTATCATTATCGACCAGTTGAAAGATGCCGGGATCAATGAATTCATCTTTATTGTAGGTTACCTGGGTGACAAGATCCAGGATTATGTGACCGAGCACTATCCGGGCATCAAGGCCTCCTATGTATATCAAACTGACCGGCAGGGGATTGGCCATGCCGTTACCCTCGCCAAAAAGTTGGTGGGAAAGGATGAAGTGTTCGTGGTATTGGGTGATTCCATTTGTGAGTATGACGTCAAAGAAGTACTGAACTCACCCCATTCGATGTTAGGAGTAAAAAAAGTGGATGACCCCCGCGAATTCGGCGTTGCTGAAATGGATGAAGAAGGGTTTATTGAACACGTGGTGGAAAAACCACAGATCCCTAAATCCAATATGGCCCTGGTTGGTGTGTACAAGATCCGGGAAAGTGAACAGATGTTTCAATGCCTTGATGATAATATCAATCAGGGATTAAAAAACCGGGGCGAATTCAGTCTGACCGATGCGCTGGATTGCATGATACGCCGCGGTGTACAGTTTAAATCCTTTCGCGTAGAGAATTGGTTTGATTGTGGTAAAAAAGAAACCCTGCTCGAATCAAATGCCACATTGCTGAAGAAATTCGCCGGACAGGTAGAAGCTGATTATAAATCCGAGAACGCTGTGATCATCCAACCTGTCAGCATTGGCGAAGGTTGTATCATCAAGAACTCCATTGTGGGACCAAATGTAAGCATCGGAGAAAATACGACCGTGGATTCCTCGATCATCCGCAACTCCATTATTGGTTCTTTTTCCAATCTCATCGATATCGTACTCGACAGTTCCCTGATCGGAAGTGATACAGGTATCTGTGGAGAAACCAGGACCTTGAATATTGGGGATAATACCGATATCGACCTTGGTTAAGTAAAGCGAATAGCTTTTAGCCATTAGTTATATTTGTCGTATGACAAATCGCATCACCCAACTTTTCGGAATCAGGTATCCGCTCATTCAGGCCGGTATGGTTTGGACAAGCGGGTGGCGACTGGCTTCTGCCGTCAGTAATGCCGGGGGATTGGGCATCATTGGCAGTGGTTCCATGTACCCCGATGTCTTTCGCGAACACCTGCAAAAATGCAAGGCAGCCACTGATAAACCCTTTGGGGTGAATATCCCACTTCTCTATGCCGACCTGGAAAAACAGGTGGATATCCTGATCGAAGAAGGTGTGAAGATCGTATTCACCAGCGCGGGAA carries:
- the uvrA gene encoding excinuclease ABC subunit UvrA, with amino-acid sequence MPTPLSKISEKKRGKVPASDAIFIKGARVHNLKNVDVAFPRNHLIVVTGVSGSGKSSLTIDTLYAEGQRRYAESLSAYARQFLNRMNKPDVDYIKGLCPAIAIEQKVITRTPRSTVGSMTELYDYLRLLYARIGHTISPVSGREVKKDDVTDVLRSISTLTEGSKVFILTSFKLHRHRDIREELSILAQKGFSRIYTRDKKTGASGVVSRIEEWGEKSDKDLKAHFSGRLAYVLVDRIVVKDFDEDDRHRLADSIGTAFYEGEGDVYIEVDGESLLHFNNRFEMDGMQFEEPVPNLFSFNNPFGACPTCEGFSQVLGIDADLVIPDRRLSVYDGAVAPWKGEKLGWWREQFIKAAKKIDFPVHKPIADLTKAQYQMLWEGEKPALGINDFFKEVEQNLYKVQYRVLLSRYRGRTECPDCKGYRLRPEALYVKVGGLHIGELNALPVRDLKAWFAKLDEQLSDYDKQVAKRILIEIHHRLDTLLKVGLGYLTLNRLANSLSGGESQRIQLTTSLGSNLTNSLYILDEPSIGLHPRDTANLIAVLKELRDLDNTVVVVEHDEMMMREADHIIDMGPLASHLGGEVVAEGNYDELVANSKSLTGQYLKGELRIDPPKTLRKWNRSITVEGARQHNLKDITVQFPLNLLCVVCGVSGSGKTTLVKQILYPGLKKIKGEIGDKVGFHRAITGDIESVTQIEMIDQNPIGKSSRSNPVTYIKAYDEIRDLYSKQPLSKMRGFQPKHFSFNVDGGRCDTCKGEGEQVVEMQFLADVHLVCESCGGKRFKEEVLEVQYRGKSIHDVLEMSVDEAILFFKEEPKLAQAIQPLSNVGLGYVKLGQSSGTLSGGEAQRVKLASFLGKGKGGGKILFIFDEPTTGLHFHDIRKLLTSFNALIEQGHSILVIEHNTDVIRSADWVIELGPEAGDGGGELVFAGKPNDMKKEKKSLTGKYL
- a CDS encoding NTP transferase domain-containing protein; amino-acid sequence: MKAIIPVAGAGTKLRPHTYTQPKALIPLAGKTVLSIIIDQLKDAGINEFIFIVGYLGDKIQDYVTEHYPGIKASYVYQTDRQGIGHAVTLAKKLVGKDEVFVVLGDSICEYDVKEVLNSPHSMLGVKKVDDPREFGVAEMDEEGFIEHVVEKPQIPKSNMALVGVYKIRESEQMFQCLDDNINQGLKNRGEFSLTDALDCMIRRGVQFKSFRVENWFDCGKKETLLESNATLLKKFAGQVEADYKSENAVIIQPVSIGEGCIIKNSIVGPNVSIGENTTVDSSIIRNSIIGSFSNLIDIVLDSSLIGSDTGICGETRTLNIGDNTDIDLG
- a CDS encoding serine hydroxymethyltransferase, which produces MQKDTQVFDLINKELDRQRHGIELIASENFTSLQVMQAMGTVPTNKYAEGYPGKRYYGGCEIVDQIETLAIERLKKIFNASWANVQPHSGAQANGAVFLAVLKPGDKVLGLDLSMGGHLTHGSPANFSGKTYHALHYGVTKDGLVDYEQMEAIATKEKPKMIICGASAYSRDWDYKRIRAIADSIGAVVLADIAHPAGLIATGLLNDPFDHCHIVTSTTHKTLRGPRGGIIALRHDFENTWGVKDPKGNLRTMSQLLDLAVFPGTQGGPLEHVIAAKAVAFGEILSDGFKAYGQQVIANAQAMAKAFVSRGYNLISDGTDNHLMLIDLRNKNLTGKKAQETLDKAHITLNKNAVPFDDKSPFVTSGIRVGVPAITTRGLKETHMETVVALIDKVLMNTEDESLILGVKEEVKEFMKQFPLYPELG
- a CDS encoding thioredoxin family protein, which produces MRRRSLPVLIILLFSLLAQTNLSAQAPDTLVTWKVDSKKTGEGKFELTFTTSGAAGWQVYSPDQVISEIKMAELVFADSSILLEGTIQPVNAPQTVNSPIFGAVKVQEGPAEWKATVSIPGTIPATLQGSLQFYYGKGDEFVTARPFTFQVALEGGVSKEFAIKVASIDINNPVSDCGDDGTKNKSLLTIFLLGLAGGLIALLTPCVFPMIPVTVTFFTKKSQDRKQGVANAVMYGLFIFLIYVLITVPFHLAGNTNPEIFNNISTNVWLNLAFFAIFVAFALSFFGLFEIGLPASLANKADSKSGLGNIAGIFFMATTLAIVSFSCTGPILGTLLVGVANQGAWPLTVGAAGFGLALGLPFALFALFPNWLQSLPRSGGWMTDVKVVLGFVELALAIKFLSNADLVQQWGLIKREIFIGSWALISLLVVLYLLGILKIGHSGPVKKFGITRIIFIALFSAFTVYLIPGVTNTKYANLKWISGFPPPLCYSIYKEPVNCVTGFKPLENEYELALEKAKQENKPVLIDFTGWACVNCRKMEESVWTDPKVQELMRDEFVVVSLYVDERRKLPLNEQMVYKDSSGKEKPIITVGDKWATFQTVNFGATSQPQYAILSADQVPLTRTKYYTPDPREFEAWLKCGIEAGKKK
- a CDS encoding DUF4293 domain-containing protein; translation: MIQRIQSVWLLLAAVLGVLSYQLPFYEATNQSTDTMSGGVTYVNGGSTLFLVVLTGATIFLALASIFFYKKRKQQLRMTIVGTVLSVLLVILNFSAMRKLGGSVPSLTSLVVFAIPVLFVLAARGIWKDEKLVESLDRLR
- a CDS encoding sigma-70 family RNA polymerase sigma factor yields the protein MKAYSQKTDHELIHLFVDGQLDALEALVLRHKDKLYTSILFLVKDKYLAEDIFQDVFIRIIDTMRGGRYTEEGKFLPWAMRIAHNLCVDHFRKVKRTPTIKNGEDKDIFEVLNFSEDSAETKMMKRQSHDRVREMLDRLPEDQREVIILRHYADMSFKEIASMTNCSINTALGRMRYGLINLRKMMMQKQIAL